Below is a window of Gemmatimonas sp. UBA7669 DNA.
TGATGCCCACCTGGCCAGGCGCAATACCCAGCACGAGCCCGCCCCAGAGTGCGGCGGTGACGAGGCTGAGCAGAATGCTGCCCACACTGCGTGCGTACACACCGGCCAGCAGCAGAAAACCGAGATACCCGAACACCACACCACTGGCGCCGATGTGTACGGTGCCCGGTGCGCCGAGCAACCAGGCACAGAGGCCTGAGCCGAGCATGGCAAAGAGCGTGACGGGCAGGAAGTGCCGTGCATCGCGCCACATCACCATCCAGCCCAGTGCGAGGAATGGGAAGGTGTTGGCCACGAGATGCTGCAGATTGCCGTGCAGAAACGGCGCGAAGACGATGCCGCGCAGGCCCACGAGATTGCGTGGAATGATGCCGTATTGCAGCAACGCCCCGCCAAGCACGGTGTTGGCGGCAAAGGCCGTCCAGAACACCCCGAGTGTGGTGCCCAGCGTCGTGGCCTGACGCGCAATGCTGCGAGTGACGGTGCGTGTGCCCTGCGCAGCTTTCGTGCGCAGCGTGTAGTTTCGGCCCATGCCTGCCTCTGGAGTGTCTCCCGACGTCGTCTACGCCAAGATCGGACGGCGTCTGCTGCCGTTGCTGCTGCTCTGCTATATCGTGGCCTTCCTCGACCGCGTCAACGTCGGGTTTGCCAAGCTGCAGATGACCACCGAACTCGGCTGGTCCGATGCGGTGTACGGCTTCGGGGCCGGCATCTTCTTCGTCGGCTACTTCCTCTTTGAGGTGCCAAGCAACGTGCTGCTCGAGCGCGTTGGGGCCAGACGATGGATTGCACG
It encodes the following:
- a CDS encoding rhomboid family intramembrane serine protease, with translation MGRNYTLRTKAAQGTRTVTRSIARQATTLGTTLGVFWTAFAANTVLGGALLQYGIIPRNLVGLRGIVFAPFLHGNLQHLVANTFPFLALGWMVMWRDARHFLPVTLFAMLGSGLCAWLLGAPGTVHIGASGVVFGYLGFLLLAGVYARSVGSILLSLVTAALWGGLVLGIAPGQVGISWQAHLGGFVGGVLAARFFRKR